The genomic DNA CGGCCACAAGGTCTTCCCCGATGATGGGCCGACCATGGACGAGGTCTACGAGGGGCATTTCCGGGACATGCGGGGCCATGATGCCGACGGTGCTCGGGAGGCGTTGCACTCGGGCGGCGAGGCGTTGGCCGAGGATTACGAGGATAGCGCCGAGGAGAGCGACTCCGAATATGAGGAGTCGCGCATCCGGCAAGTGCACGATGGCGACGTGGACCTGGACGGGTACACCCGGACGGCCGCCGACGAGATCGCCACGCGGTTCTCGCGGGTCCCGAACCCCACCATGGTCATGTACGTCTACCCGCACCTGGCGGGGCAGGACGAGGCGCCGGTGCCCGGCTATGCCACGTCGTTCCGCATGTACGAGCGCGACCATTACGCGCTGCCCGGTGAAGCGGGGGCGCGGTGATGATCCAGGCGTTTCGTTCGCTTTGGCCCTTCGGCTCGGGTGCCTCCGGAACCGCGGAGTCCGGGGAGCCGGATCCGACACTGGGGCAGACGCGTTATCAGCCCGTGACC from Aquisalimonas asiatica includes the following:
- a CDS encoding TIGR03751 family conjugal transfer lipoprotein, which codes for MRTSCARATALVAVSISAFIAGCETTPGHKVFPDDGPTMDEVYEGHFRDMRGHDADGAREALHSGGEALAEDYEDSAEESDSEYEESRIRQVHDGDVDLDGYTRTAADEIATRFSRVPNPTMVMYVYPHLAGQDEAPVPGYATSFRMYERDHYALPGEAGAR